The following proteins are encoded in a genomic region of Phycodurus eques isolate BA_2022a chromosome 11, UOR_Pequ_1.1, whole genome shotgun sequence:
- the si:ch1073-143l10.2 gene encoding autophagy-related protein 16-1 isoform X2: protein MERWKSHVRARLQLRDQAEKLPYQGVYTTLSQLEERFEVRQQFLVQATSSEGGVKVENVRLLQLSLRESEHLAEKLSQTVSDLSTVLYLKDAELQHWQSRVSHHRQEALTLAKARNDLKATINQHEYTIERQTKELAALHLEQRSLKEALSQAWREKEDLLRRWMEEKKEEADRLNKYNDAQERWQRVARHLRKHLYRKKDSEPIVSSS, encoded by the exons ATGGAGCGCTGGAAGAGTCATGTGCGTGCTCGACTGCAACTCAGAGACCAAGCAGAGAAACTTCCTTACCAAGGCGTCTATACAACCT TGTCTCAGTTGGAAGAACGCTTTGAAGTTCGCCAGCAGTTTTTAGTCCAGGCAACAAG CTCAGAAGGTGGAGTTAAAGTTGAGAACGTCAGATTACTTCAACTCAGCCTTAGAGAAAGTGAGCATCTTGCTGAAAAG CTGTCGCAGACAGTCTCCGACTTGTCCACTGTCCTGTATCTGAAAGATGCTGAGCTGCAGCACTGGCAGTCACG TGTGTCCCACCACCGCCAAGAGGCTCTCACTCTGGCTAAAGCAAGAAATGACCTAAAGGCAACCATTAACCAACATGAGTACACCATTGAGCGTCAGACTAAAGAGCTGGCCGCCCTGCACCTGGAGCAGAGAAGCCTGAAGGAGGCGCTGTCACAGGCTTGGCGCGAGAAGGAGGATCTCCTGCGGCGGTGgatggaggagaagaaggaagaGGCAGACAGGCTGAATAAGTACAACGACGCACAGGAGAG GTGGCAGCGTGTGGCCAGGCACCTGAGGAAGCACCTATACAGGAAGAAAGACAGTGAGCCCATCGTGAGCAGCTCCTAA
- the si:ch1073-143l10.2 gene encoding autophagy-related protein 16-1 isoform X1 — MCVLDCNSETKQRNFLTKASIQPVRFFFFTFEVFYPSTCLKSQLSIVLVSQLEERFEVRQQFLVQATSSEGGVKVENVRLLQLSLRESEHLAEKLSQTVSDLSTVLYLKDAELQHWQSRVSHHRQEALTLAKARNDLKATINQHEYTIERQTKELAALHLEQRSLKEALSQAWREKEDLLRRWMEEKKEEADRLNKYNDAQERWQRVARHLRKHLYRKKDSEPIVSSS; from the exons ATGTGCGTGCTCGACTGCAACTCAGAGACCAAGCAGAGAAACTTCCTTACCAAGGCGTCTATACAACCTGTACGATTcttcttttttacatttgaagtaTTCTATCCATCTACTTGCCTTAAGTCACAATTGTCAATCGTTTTAGTGTCTCAGTTGGAAGAACGCTTTGAAGTTCGCCAGCAGTTTTTAGTCCAGGCAACAAG CTCAGAAGGTGGAGTTAAAGTTGAGAACGTCAGATTACTTCAACTCAGCCTTAGAGAAAGTGAGCATCTTGCTGAAAAG CTGTCGCAGACAGTCTCCGACTTGTCCACTGTCCTGTATCTGAAAGATGCTGAGCTGCAGCACTGGCAGTCACG TGTGTCCCACCACCGCCAAGAGGCTCTCACTCTGGCTAAAGCAAGAAATGACCTAAAGGCAACCATTAACCAACATGAGTACACCATTGAGCGTCAGACTAAAGAGCTGGCCGCCCTGCACCTGGAGCAGAGAAGCCTGAAGGAGGCGCTGTCACAGGCTTGGCGCGAGAAGGAGGATCTCCTGCGGCGGTGgatggaggagaagaaggaagaGGCAGACAGGCTGAATAAGTACAACGACGCACAGGAGAG GTGGCAGCGTGTGGCCAGGCACCTGAGGAAGCACCTATACAGGAAGAAAGACAGTGAGCCCATCGTGAGCAGCTCCTAA
- the tex36 gene encoding testis-expressed protein 36 gives MVKGGKCYKPMSNDGKWFPHPDAPSNEGRDRELSTSTGRTLTQVPAQLPQAFDFERFTKMRTDQKSRTYPVSQHDNKLSFKDNVIVFDDGAGRKKCPLEINQHKSHFCLCHHGIKRTTESSSVYGADFATQPTVEPPRFRRFTRDHRRKCSEATLDGGDFMWFGQDSYDDVDSMEVLGFANLNAASRPL, from the exons ATGGTAAAAGGTGGCAAGTGTTATAAACCCATGAGCAATGATGGCAAATGG TTTCCACATCCAGACGCCCCGAGCAACGAGGGGAGGGACCGGGAGTTGTCCACGAGCACCGGGAGAACGCTGACTCAGGTTCCAGCGCAGTTGCCGCAAGCTTTTGACTTTGAACGCTTTACCAAGATGAGAACGGACcag AAATCCAGGACGTATCCAGTCTCGCAGCATGACAACAAACTATCCTTCAAAGACAATGTCATTGTCTTTGACGAC GGCGCAGGGCGCAAAAAATGTCCCTTGGAGATCAATCAGCACAAGTCTCATTTCTGCCTGTGCCACCACGGGATCAAACGCACCACTGAGAGTAGCTCGGTCTACGGGGCTGACTTCGCAACGCAACCCACTGTGGAACCCCCCAGGTTCCGGCGCTTCACGCGTGACCACCGGAGGAAGTGCTCGGAGGCGACTCTGGACGGAGGAGACTTCATGTGGTTTGGACAAGACAGCTATGATGACGTCGACAGCATGGAAGTGCTAGGCTTTGCAAATCTCAATGCGGCTTCCAGGCCTCTGTAA